In the genome of Nitrospiria bacterium, one region contains:
- the gspF gene encoding type II secretion system inner membrane protein GspF — protein MAVYEYKGLTTEGRDISGIIDADSPKTARAKLRQSGIYPTDVVEGAGEVSYGAGSSIQTDRSGQPLSWRSRIRVAERVGMMEVSLMTRHLATLTAAKLPLMEALSALMDQLEKGELKRIVAGIRERVKEGSSLAVALAQYPSVFSEIYINMVRAGEASGTLDGMLLRLADYLEYQVKLRNQLIATLTYPLFMVVIGGLILFGLVTFVVPKITLIFEEVHQVLPLPTVILIAVSHFLNGYWWVILLAGALGIFALQQYIKTPAGRIQYDRFLLRMPVMGRVTLMVAISRFTRTLSTLLTSGVPLLQALDVVRNVVQNAVLAEAIDRARQNIGEGQSLAEPLRKSGMFPPLVTHMIAVGEKSGELEPMLIKVSEAYDNEVEAIIGTLTALLTPVMILVMGAIIGFIVMAILLPIFELSQIVR, from the coding sequence ATGGCGGTTTACGAGTACAAGGGCCTGACCACTGAAGGCCGGGATATTTCCGGCATCATCGACGCGGATAGTCCCAAGACCGCGCGGGCAAAACTCCGGCAGTCGGGCATCTATCCGACCGATGTTGTAGAAGGCGCCGGCGAGGTGTCGTACGGGGCCGGATCCTCAATCCAAACGGACCGTTCCGGTCAGCCTCTTTCTTGGCGGTCGCGCATCCGGGTGGCGGAGCGGGTTGGAATGATGGAAGTCTCCCTGATGACCCGCCATCTCGCGACATTGACCGCAGCGAAACTCCCTTTGATGGAAGCCCTCTCCGCCCTGATGGATCAACTGGAAAAAGGTGAGTTGAAACGGATCGTGGCGGGGATTCGCGAACGGGTCAAGGAAGGCAGCTCCCTGGCGGTGGCGCTCGCGCAATACCCGTCCGTGTTTTCGGAAATCTATATCAATATGGTACGGGCGGGGGAGGCGAGCGGCACCCTGGATGGCATGCTTCTCCGACTGGCGGATTACCTTGAATACCAGGTCAAGCTTCGCAACCAACTCATCGCCACGCTGACCTATCCCTTGTTCATGGTGGTCATCGGGGGTCTGATCCTGTTCGGACTGGTCACCTTTGTCGTTCCCAAGATCACACTGATTTTTGAGGAAGTGCATCAGGTTCTGCCGCTTCCGACGGTTATCCTCATTGCGGTTAGCCATTTCCTGAACGGCTACTGGTGGGTCATCCTGTTGGCGGGGGCCCTGGGAATCTTCGCCCTGCAGCAATACATCAAGACGCCGGCGGGCCGGATTCAGTATGATCGCTTCCTGCTGCGGATGCCGGTCATGGGCCGGGTGACCCTCATGGTGGCCATTTCGCGTTTTACGCGGACGCTCAGTACGCTGCTCACCAGCGGCGTCCCCTTGCTTCAGGCCTTGGATGTGGTCCGAAACGTGGTTCAAAACGCGGTATTGGCCGAGGCCATCGATCGGGCCCGACAAAACATCGGCGAGGGACAGAGCCTGGCCGAACCCCTTAGAAAGAGCGGGATGTTTCCTCCGCTTGTGACGCACATGATCGCCGTCGGCGAGAAGAGCGGGGAACTGGAGCCGATGCTGATCAAGGTTTCGGAGGCTTACGACAACGAGGTGGAAGCGATTATCGGCACGCTGACGGCCCTCCTCACGCCGGTGATGATTCTGGTGATGGGAGCGATAATCGGATTTATCGTGATGGCGATTCTTCTGCCGATCTTTGAACTCAGTCAAATCGTGAGGTAA
- a CDS encoding prepilin-type N-terminal cleavage/methylation domain-containing protein, with translation MMGIEKRQRTRPSDRLGHEGFTLLEVVVALSILAVTFVVLLGLRNRDILQHQEARYITRATLLAQKKMSEVEMAGFPPLGVVAGDFPEPDDIFNWTQTVTTTPFDFAREVNVTVTWREGEGQQSVILDTFVVDEKS, from the coding sequence ATGATGGGTATCGAGAAGAGACAACGAACCCGTCCTTCTGATCGATTGGGGCACGAGGGTTTCACGCTATTAGAGGTGGTCGTTGCGCTTTCCATTCTGGCGGTGACCTTCGTGGTTCTCCTCGGACTCCGGAATCGCGACATCCTTCAGCACCAGGAGGCGCGATATATTACCCGGGCCACGCTTCTGGCTCAGAAAAAAATGTCCGAGGTGGAGATGGCGGGCTTTCCGCCGCTCGGCGTGGTCGCCGGCGATTTCCCCGAACCGGACGACATATTCAATTGGACCCAAACGGTCACCACAACCCCGTTTGATTTCGCCCGCGAGGTGAATGTTACGGTGACATGGCGAGAGGGCGAAGGTCAGCAGTCGGTCATTTTGGACACCTTTGTCGTGGATGAAAAATCGTGA
- the gspE gene encoding type II secretion system ATPase GspE, whose translation MSSPWQRIGQILQEKYAVSAEQIREALAQQLEKGGLLGEVLVRMRAVKESEVLEALGRQFHLPCLPDLVPTQVDPVLLSKIPIGFAKRYEILPIREENGRVMTATANPLQISALDDARLLLARDVQPVLVSAKTILNCINQVYDRASDTAQQVIEDLSTESLDLLASELQEPVDLLEATDEAPIIRLVNSTLFQAVKDRASDIHIEPFERDLEIRYRIDGIMYKILTPPKRFQSSIISRIKIMAGLNIAEKRLPQDGRIGIKIAGRDVDIRVSVIPTAHGERVVLRLLDKSTSLLNLEDIGLTKEDRETMFHLIQLSHGILLVTGPTGSGKTTTLYAALNRINSPDKNIITIEDPIEYQLKGIGQMQVNPKINLTFANGLRSILRQDPDVIMVGEIRDAETAEIAIHASLTGHLVFSTLHTNDTAGAITRLIDMGIEPFLVASSVVAIFAQRLVRLLCPDCRQAYSPTPQESSKLGLKSGTRPPTFYRAVGCARCKRTGYHGRTGIYEILLIDDEIRQMVLGKVDSNRIKNRAIEKGMLTLRDDGARKVMEGTTTLEEVLRVTQEELVVG comes from the coding sequence ATGTCCAGCCCGTGGCAACGCATCGGTCAGATTCTTCAAGAGAAGTATGCCGTTTCTGCCGAACAGATCCGAGAGGCCTTGGCCCAGCAACTGGAAAAAGGCGGGCTGCTCGGCGAGGTCTTGGTCCGAATGCGCGCGGTTAAGGAGAGCGAGGTTCTGGAGGCATTGGGCCGTCAGTTTCATCTTCCCTGCCTTCCGGACCTAGTCCCGACCCAGGTGGATCCCGTACTCCTTTCCAAAATCCCGATCGGGTTTGCCAAACGATACGAGATTCTCCCCATTCGTGAGGAGAACGGCCGTGTTATGACGGCCACGGCCAATCCGCTCCAGATCTCCGCATTGGACGATGCCCGCCTTTTGCTGGCTCGCGATGTTCAGCCTGTTCTGGTCTCCGCCAAGACGATTTTAAATTGCATCAACCAAGTCTATGACCGTGCGTCCGATACCGCTCAACAGGTGATCGAGGACTTGAGCACAGAAAGCCTGGACCTCCTGGCCAGCGAGCTCCAGGAGCCTGTGGATCTTCTGGAAGCCACGGACGAAGCGCCGATCATCCGCTTGGTGAACTCAACCTTGTTCCAGGCCGTGAAGGACCGGGCGAGCGACATTCACATAGAGCCGTTTGAACGCGACTTGGAGATCCGGTACCGGATCGATGGAATCATGTACAAGATTCTGACGCCCCCGAAGCGGTTTCAATCCAGCATCATTTCTCGGATCAAGATCATGGCCGGATTGAATATCGCCGAGAAGCGTCTGCCCCAGGACGGTCGGATCGGGATCAAGATCGCCGGTCGGGATGTCGACATCCGCGTCTCGGTCATTCCCACGGCCCATGGCGAGCGGGTTGTCTTGCGGCTTCTGGACAAAAGCACCAGTCTTTTGAATCTCGAGGACATCGGTCTGACGAAGGAGGACCGGGAGACGATGTTTCATTTGATTCAGCTCAGCCACGGCATCTTGCTGGTCACGGGACCGACCGGAAGCGGAAAGACGACGACACTGTATGCGGCGTTGAACCGGATTAACTCCCCCGACAAAAACATCATCACCATTGAGGATCCCATCGAGTATCAGCTCAAGGGAATCGGACAAATGCAGGTCAATCCCAAAATCAACTTGACCTTCGCCAACGGTCTCCGTTCCATACTCCGCCAGGACCCGGACGTGATCATGGTGGGAGAAATCCGGGACGCCGAGACGGCCGAGATCGCGATTCATGCGTCGCTGACCGGCCATCTGGTTTTTTCGACGCTTCACACCAACGATACGGCGGGGGCCATCACGCGTCTAATCGACATGGGGATCGAACCCTTTCTGGTCGCCTCCTCCGTGGTCGCGATCTTTGCTCAGCGGTTGGTGCGATTGCTCTGTCCGGACTGTCGTCAGGCTTACTCTCCCACGCCGCAGGAGTCGTCCAAGTTGGGATTGAAAAGCGGCACGAGGCCGCCGACCTTTTATCGTGCGGTGGGTTGTGCCCGCTGCAAGAGGACCGGATACCACGGACGGACCGGAATTTACGAAATTCTTCTGATCGATGACGAAATCCGCCAGATGGTCTTGGGCAAGGTCGATTCCAACCGGATCAAAAATCGCGCCATCGAGAAGGGAATGCTGACTCTCCGGGATGATGGTGCGCGGAAAGTCATGGAGGGCACCACTACGTTGGAGGAGGTGCTGCGCGTGACCCAGGAAGAGCTGGTGGTAGGGTAA
- a CDS encoding type II secretion system protein — MFRAGISNRRGFTYLELAVVMLILGVVVALAFPTIHTIGSSDLRVSARHLVRTVYFLADRAAATKQVYRLNFDLDRREYWVAVQSGEGEFVQVDTNVVSRTRLPEIVRFADVNTLKQGKVTLGVAYADFYPVGRVDKTTVHLTDERKDNLTLVVNPVTGRVKIYDGYREETTNPSF; from the coding sequence ATGTTCAGAGCTGGGATATCGAATAGACGCGGCTTCACCTATCTCGAACTGGCCGTCGTGATGCTGATCCTCGGCGTGGTTGTGGCCTTGGCCTTTCCGACGATTCACACGATCGGCTCCAGCGATTTGAGGGTATCGGCCCGCCATCTGGTTCGGACGGTCTATTTCCTGGCCGATCGGGCCGCAGCGACCAAGCAGGTCTATCGACTGAATTTCGATCTGGACCGGCGGGAGTATTGGGTAGCCGTTCAATCCGGGGAAGGCGAATTCGTCCAGGTCGACACAAACGTCGTGTCGCGCACGCGATTGCCGGAAATCGTTCGGTTTGCGGATGTGAACACGCTGAAACAGGGTAAGGTGACGTTGGGAGTGGCCTACGCCGATTTTTATCCTGTGGGTCGTGTGGACAAGACAACGGTTCATTTGACCGATGAGCGGAAAGACAACTTGACGCTTGTGGTCAACCCGGTCACGGGACGGGTGAAGATTTATGATGGGTATCGAGAAGAGACAACGAACCCGTCCTTCTGA
- a CDS encoding secretin N-terminal domain-containing protein yields MPIVHFVPWVFGLFMGIGAFLPVDLAADARAQETPAIPSPPSSSSKPESVKPSTGGVVTPSQEKQANPSLPAPSQLPEPPKPSKEEIPSSSQEQPANPSLPSPPPTPTLPKPTKDRLITLDFNNVDLPVFVKFVSEIIGKNFIIDERVRGKVTIFSPSKISVDKVYQVFQSVMEIKGLTAVPAGEMIQILPASEVPPERDINVYYLENANAEEAAKLLTSLATRTAAPPVPGRPAGKSPGEFEGTVQIIPDKATNALLITASPKDYEMLKEVIKKIDVRRRQVYVEAVIMEVAQDKLRQLGTQLGALGGYQTNNQNVTIYGSANEDLSELANLTNITGVAGGTGGGLNLALSTVNVKILLSALESATDTNVLSTPQILTTNNQKAKIVVAQNVPFITGNNQTVGGVTQTQITRQDVGVTLELTPEILEGDRVRMDVRQEISSLADTPQAVLIQLGPTTNKREATTTVIVDNHQTVVIGGLMRDDINNTTTKIPLLGDIPLIGWLFKYQSKHVTKANLLIFLTPHVVHDNNDLDSLRQQKTEYMKTHLVKEALRDQTLTGEFLNSINPPQNKR; encoded by the coding sequence ATGCCGATCGTTCATTTTGTTCCATGGGTTTTCGGGTTGTTCATGGGAATTGGGGCCTTTCTCCCGGTGGACCTTGCGGCCGATGCCCGAGCTCAAGAAACCCCCGCGATTCCATCTCCCCCGTCTTCATCTTCGAAACCGGAGTCGGTGAAACCCTCCACGGGAGGAGTCGTTACACCGTCTCAAGAAAAACAGGCGAACCCGTCTCTTCCTGCTCCATCTCAATTGCCGGAACCGCCAAAACCGTCCAAGGAAGAGATCCCTTCCTCGTCTCAAGAACAGCCGGCGAACCCATCTCTCCCCTCACCACCTCCGACGCCGACGCTGCCGAAGCCGACGAAGGACCGGCTCATCACCCTCGATTTCAACAACGTTGACCTTCCGGTCTTCGTGAAATTTGTCAGTGAAATCATTGGGAAAAACTTCATTATTGATGAACGGGTCCGTGGAAAGGTGACCATTTTTTCTCCCTCAAAAATCTCGGTGGACAAAGTCTACCAAGTTTTTCAATCGGTCATGGAAATCAAGGGCCTCACAGCCGTCCCGGCCGGTGAAATGATTCAGATTCTTCCGGCATCGGAAGTGCCCCCGGAGCGAGATATCAATGTGTATTATCTTGAAAACGCCAATGCGGAGGAAGCGGCCAAACTGCTTACAAGCTTGGCGACCCGGACCGCCGCCCCGCCCGTCCCCGGCCGCCCTGCCGGCAAATCCCCGGGGGAGTTTGAGGGAACGGTTCAAATCATACCGGACAAGGCGACCAACGCCTTGCTAATCACGGCTTCCCCAAAAGATTACGAAATGCTAAAGGAAGTGATCAAAAAAATTGATGTGCGTCGACGCCAGGTCTATGTCGAGGCCGTGATCATGGAGGTTGCACAGGACAAACTGCGGCAATTGGGAACCCAATTAGGTGCGTTGGGCGGCTACCAGACAAACAATCAAAATGTCACGATTTACGGTTCGGCCAATGAGGACCTCTCCGAACTTGCCAACTTGACGAACATAACGGGGGTGGCGGGGGGTACGGGGGGAGGATTGAATCTTGCGCTTAGCACCGTGAATGTCAAGATCCTCCTTTCGGCGTTGGAGAGTGCGACGGATACGAATGTGCTGTCCACGCCGCAAATCTTGACGACCAACAACCAGAAGGCCAAGATCGTCGTCGCCCAAAATGTTCCCTTTATCACCGGGAACAATCAGACGGTCGGCGGGGTGACGCAAACGCAGATCACCCGTCAGGACGTCGGTGTAACGCTTGAATTGACACCCGAAATCCTGGAGGGAGATCGCGTCCGCATGGATGTCCGCCAAGAAATCTCCAGTCTCGCCGACACTCCGCAGGCGGTTCTGATCCAGTTGGGGCCCACCACGAACAAACGGGAGGCGACGACGACGGTGATTGTGGACAATCACCAAACGGTGGTGATCGGGGGCCTGATGCGGGACGACATAAACAACACCACAACGAAGATCCCTCTTCTGGGAGATATCCCGCTGATTGGTTGGTTGTTTAAGTATCAGTCCAAGCATGTTACCAAAGCGAATCTCCTCATTTTTCTCACCCCACATGTTGTCCATGACAATAATGACCTGGATTCACTCCGGCAGCAGAAAACGGAGTACATGAAAACGCATTTGGTAAAAGAGGCCCTGCGAGATCAAACGCTGACCGGAGAATTTCTGAACAGCATCAACCCCCCCCAGAACAAGAGGTAG
- the gspC gene encoding type II secretion system protein GspC has translation MKRYLWTLNILFLLGFSYFVADLVSLFIGRQLDLPARSPAVEWAATTEAQVKPTTEVYSSIVDRNIFGIKPASAIAPPQAVAPEPVQLPPLRVRLVGTSVGEADESLAVIEDLGTKEQRVYHIDDLLEPDAKLIEVERNEVTFLRGKIRETVTVEEGDTPTQTPPGQSLLGRPASAVPAVIPRSTGTQNSWVLDKQEVASALENLPQLLTKARVVPDLTPDGKSDGFRIVSIAPASFYERIGLRNGDVIQRINGIEVKDPQSFMQVFTQLKDETNISMDLMRNNQKESFSYEIR, from the coding sequence ATGAAAAGATATCTTTGGACCCTAAATATTCTATTTCTTCTGGGTTTCAGTTATTTTGTCGCTGATCTGGTGAGTCTATTTATCGGCCGCCAACTGGATTTGCCGGCCCGTTCACCCGCGGTGGAATGGGCCGCTACGACCGAGGCGCAGGTGAAACCGACGACCGAGGTCTACTCCTCCATTGTGGACCGGAATATTTTTGGGATCAAACCAGCCTCGGCCATCGCTCCCCCCCAAGCGGTGGCGCCTGAGCCGGTTCAACTGCCGCCGCTCCGGGTCCGGCTGGTGGGAACGAGCGTGGGCGAGGCCGACGAATCCCTTGCCGTGATCGAGGACTTGGGGACGAAGGAACAGCGTGTTTATCACATCGACGACCTCCTCGAACCGGATGCGAAGCTGATTGAGGTCGAGCGAAATGAAGTTACGTTTCTACGCGGGAAGATTCGGGAGACCGTAACGGTTGAGGAGGGGGACACCCCGACCCAAACGCCGCCGGGCCAGTCCCTTTTAGGCCGGCCCGCATCCGCGGTTCCCGCCGTGATCCCCCGGTCGACAGGAACTCAGAACAGTTGGGTTCTGGACAAGCAGGAAGTGGCGTCCGCCCTCGAAAATCTACCGCAGCTTTTGACCAAAGCCCGGGTGGTACCTGACCTTACCCCGGATGGTAAAAGCGACGGATTCCGGATCGTCTCGATCGCGCCCGCCAGTTTTTATGAACGGATCGGGCTACGGAACGGGGATGTGATTCAACGCATCAACGGAATCGAGGTGAAGGATCCCCAGTCGTTTATGCAGGTCTTCACACAACTCAAGGATGAGACCAACATCTCGATGGACTTGATGCGGAATAACCAAAAAGAGTCGTTCTCCTATGAGATTCGTTGA
- the gspN gene encoding type II secretion system protein GspN, with protein MSRHRTGFVTVLGYATAAAITITIFVYLTFPWQKLSEWIRIKVEQAANLQVTVQDSRVRFPFLLVWKGVAVSRAGHPVPVLMTADQISVGWPIGAILRRHMDLDLAIQAWGGEARGRLTARRTTQGIQYHLEASGKGFELGRLAALFQLPSEDMFGTVRISRFEHDWTNQDWMQGQGIMSLEASEVGLKRWEIRFKRLNGSVTLKAGMSNLENFSAQGEALDLVGSGSLLLRSEFMESLLNFNSRVTLHKPTGPLALLATLATPDGHLDFSLRGVLKQPTPYVNGSPFSALATGSPNPSPGANRPVGSTPPAVVPQRPGLPSEANRFVDPSVRPAVTPGARDQ; from the coding sequence ATGAGCCGACATCGGACGGGATTCGTTACGGTCCTCGGATACGCCACCGCCGCCGCCATCACCATCACAATCTTTGTGTATCTGACCTTTCCTTGGCAGAAACTTTCGGAATGGATACGGATCAAGGTGGAGCAGGCTGCGAATCTTCAGGTCACGGTCCAAGATAGTCGTGTCCGGTTTCCGTTCCTTCTGGTCTGGAAAGGGGTTGCGGTGAGTCGGGCGGGGCATCCCGTTCCGGTTCTAATGACGGCGGACCAGATATCCGTTGGTTGGCCGATCGGTGCGATTCTGCGGCGGCATATGGATCTGGACTTGGCGATCCAGGCGTGGGGGGGAGAAGCCCGCGGCCGTTTAACGGCTCGCCGGACAACGCAGGGAATTCAATACCACCTGGAGGCCAGTGGTAAGGGTTTCGAACTCGGAAGACTGGCGGCGTTGTTTCAGCTCCCATCCGAGGACATGTTCGGCACGGTTCGGATCAGCCGGTTTGAGCATGACTGGACGAATCAGGACTGGATGCAGGGACAGGGGATCATGTCGCTTGAGGCCAGCGAGGTGGGGTTGAAGCGGTGGGAAATCCGGTTCAAACGTTTGAACGGAAGCGTGACCTTAAAAGCAGGAATGAGCAACCTTGAAAATTTCTCGGCACAGGGTGAAGCCCTGGATCTGGTTGGCAGCGGGAGCCTTCTTCTTCGATCGGAATTTATGGAAAGTCTCTTGAATTTCAATTCGCGTGTAACACTGCACAAGCCGACCGGTCCGCTTGCGCTGTTGGCAACCCTGGCCACCCCCGACGGTCACCTGGATTTCTCGCTTCGTGGCGTTCTAAAACAGCCGACGCCTTATGTCAACGGGTCTCCATTTTCGGCCCTCGCCACCGGGAGTCCCAATCCCTCGCCCGGAGCCAACCGTCCGGTGGGTTCGACGCCCCCGGCGGTCGTCCCGCAGCGTCCTGGTTTACCCTCCGAAGCCAATCGATTCGTGGACCCGTCGGTCCGGCCGGCCGTTACACCGGGAGCCCGCGATCAATGA
- a CDS encoding AarF/UbiB family protein, whose product MLFRSHLGLRVIRILLFAIDVAVAYRVHFWCSPFYGEETLRRRRSRLHQKKADRLCRLAIDHKGILIKLGQFMSARVDLLPEEYTRILARLQDAIPPADYTLIKRRLREDLGRNPEEVFSTFHEIPIAAASLGQVHEAVLNDGRRVAVKIQYPGIRRIVQADLRAARWASGFLQRFLRQIRFDILYQEFTRILQQELNYIQEARNAERFHQNFDGDDRIVVPKVIWDYTTPHVLTLEFVEGIKITEFEAIRAAGVELPALARLLMESYMKQLFAHRFLHGDPHPGNLFVRPGRTAPDGRSREPVLVFVDFGLMQSLTPAMREGIKITVGGIIDRDIPRIVQGLADLGFIDRTGDHQAIEKVAAFFIEKYRDISPKAFQEIGIGDIAHDLQQIFSISSALQIPNNFILIWRTLGMLNGINSKLDPNLNIIELAKPFAVPFIRAEEGLFDRFWKTGLEVGGPLLALPKALETFLNFANRGEFKTQMSSEDVTGALLSLYRLVYRAILGAFLLVLLILARFYQHQGDALESRTAWTAAIVMGGFLVWSFLRGRR is encoded by the coding sequence GTGTTGTTCCGTTCCCACCTGGGCCTTCGGGTCATCCGGATTCTTCTCTTTGCAATCGATGTCGCCGTCGCCTACCGCGTCCATTTCTGGTGCTCGCCGTTCTACGGCGAAGAGACCCTCCGTCGGCGGCGTTCTCGTCTGCATCAAAAAAAGGCCGACCGCCTGTGTCGGCTGGCGATCGATCATAAAGGCATCTTGATCAAGCTCGGACAGTTTATGAGCGCCCGGGTCGACCTTTTACCGGAGGAGTACACCAGAATTCTGGCCCGGCTCCAGGATGCGATCCCTCCGGCCGATTACACATTGATCAAACGACGTCTTCGGGAAGACCTGGGAAGGAATCCTGAGGAGGTATTTTCAACCTTTCATGAGATTCCGATCGCGGCCGCCTCGCTGGGACAGGTTCACGAGGCTGTTCTGAATGACGGACGAAGGGTGGCGGTCAAGATTCAGTACCCCGGTATCCGGAGGATCGTTCAAGCGGATCTTCGCGCCGCGCGGTGGGCGTCTGGGTTTCTTCAACGATTCCTCCGCCAGATCCGTTTCGATATCCTCTACCAGGAATTTACGCGCATCCTACAACAGGAGTTAAACTATATTCAAGAAGCGCGAAATGCGGAGCGGTTTCATCAAAATTTCGACGGGGACGACCGGATCGTCGTCCCGAAGGTGATCTGGGACTACACTACGCCGCATGTCCTGACCCTGGAATTCGTGGAAGGGATCAAGATCACCGAGTTCGAGGCGATTCGGGCCGCCGGCGTGGAGCTCCCGGCCCTGGCGCGACTCCTGATGGAGTCCTACATGAAGCAGTTGTTCGCGCACCGGTTTCTTCACGGGGATCCGCATCCCGGAAATTTATTCGTTCGACCGGGCCGGACCGCGCCGGACGGCCGGTCCCGCGAACCGGTTTTGGTTTTCGTCGACTTCGGCCTGATGCAGTCCCTTACCCCCGCCATGCGGGAAGGGATCAAGATCACGGTCGGTGGAATCATCGACCGGGATATCCCCCGCATTGTCCAGGGACTGGCGGATCTCGGCTTCATCGACCGGACCGGGGATCACCAAGCGATCGAAAAGGTTGCGGCCTTCTTCATCGAGAAATACCGCGACATCTCCCCTAAGGCTTTTCAGGAGATCGGGATCGGCGATATCGCCCATGACCTGCAGCAGATCTTCAGCATCTCCTCGGCCCTTCAGATTCCCAACAACTTCATCCTGATCTGGCGTACGCTGGGGATGTTGAACGGGATTAATTCCAAACTGGATCCGAACTTGAATATCATTGAACTGGCCAAACCCTTCGCCGTTCCATTCATCCGAGCGGAAGAGGGCCTGTTTGACCGATTTTGGAAGACGGGGCTGGAGGTCGGCGGGCCTCTTCTGGCGCTTCCGAAGGCTCTCGAGACTTTTTTAAACTTCGCCAACCGCGGTGAATTCAAAACCCAAATGTCATCGGAGGATGTCACCGGGGCCCTATTGAGTCTTTACCGGCTGGTTTACCGCGCCATCCTGGGGGCTTTCTTGCTGGTCCTTCTCATCCTTGCCCGATTTTATCAGCATCAAGGAGACGCGCTCGAAAGCCGTACGGCTTGGACGGCTGCGATCGTCATGGGAGGCTTTCTCGTGTGGTCTTTTCTCAGGGGTCGCCGGTGA
- a CDS encoding type II secretion system protein GspJ — MKTGAWDDPSGFTLLELLIALGIAVVLVTLLYETFNAVLRSTQIVDQESEIDQMVRVSMERMTSELRSAYWRPSSDAGSASVFLFDGEDGTGGAQPADTLRFTTLSHALASAGNTDPSVSIVEYALIPDQETDTAVLMHREETSPLSPSVNSLEEYELGESVIGLNFRYFDGQDWWDQWNDADKKKLPKAVEIQLIIKDHAGQERRFITQTDIPIGQSS; from the coding sequence GTGAAGACGGGAGCCTGGGATGACCCGAGTGGGTTTACGCTCTTGGAACTTTTGATCGCCTTGGGGATTGCCGTGGTGCTCGTGACGCTCCTGTATGAAACCTTCAATGCGGTACTCCGGTCCACGCAGATCGTGGATCAAGAGAGTGAAATCGATCAAATGGTCCGGGTCAGTATGGAGCGGATGACGTCCGAACTGAGGTCGGCTTACTGGCGTCCGTCTTCGGACGCCGGGAGCGCGTCGGTATTTTTGTTCGATGGCGAGGACGGGACCGGCGGCGCGCAGCCCGCGGATACGCTTCGGTTTACGACGCTTTCTCATGCCCTAGCCAGCGCAGGAAACACCGACCCGTCGGTATCGATTGTGGAGTACGCCCTCATTCCGGATCAGGAGACTGACACGGCCGTTCTGATGCACCGGGAAGAAACGAGCCCCCTCAGTCCGTCGGTGAATAGTTTGGAAGAGTACGAACTCGGAGAGTCGGTGATCGGATTGAACTTCCGGTATTTCGACGGACAGGATTGGTGGGATCAATGGAACGATGCGGATAAAAAGAAATTACCGAAGGCGGTCGAGATCCAACTCATCATTAAAGATCACGCCGGTCAGGAACGTCGGTTCATCACCCAAACCGATATTCCCATCGGCCAGTCGTCATGA
- the gspG gene encoding type II secretion system major pseudopilin GspG produces the protein MVYEVSDRTQDLSNFRGGAWSARTASRPGFKRRESGFTLIEIMVVVFILALLAGIVVPKIMGRTDEARRTAAKVQVKNIEEGLHLYKLDNGVYPSTEQGLPALVSAPTIGTIPQHWREGGYLPKLPKDPWGHDYVYISPGSHGDYDLMSYGGDGEPGGEGKDADVQSWDIE, from the coding sequence ATGGTATATGAAGTATCCGATAGGACGCAAGATTTATCCAATTTTCGAGGCGGCGCATGGTCCGCGCGGACCGCGAGCCGTCCGGGGTTTAAGCGGCGGGAATCCGGATTTACGCTGATTGAGATCATGGTGGTCGTCTTTATTCTGGCGCTGCTGGCCGGGATCGTCGTCCCCAAAATCATGGGCCGGACGGACGAGGCTCGTCGGACGGCGGCCAAGGTCCAGGTCAAGAACATCGAGGAAGGGTTGCATCTCTACAAGCTGGACAACGGCGTTTATCCCTCCACGGAACAGGGCCTGCCGGCCCTGGTGTCGGCGCCCACGATCGGCACCATCCCGCAGCATTGGCGGGAAGGCGGATACCTCCCCAAGCTGCCCAAGGATCCGTGGGGCCACGATTACGTCTACATCAGTCCGGGTTCTCATGGGGATTACGACTTGATGAGCTACGGAGGGGACGGCGAGCCGGGGGGGGAAGGAAAGGACGCCGATGTTCAGAGCTGGGATATCGAATAG